From Mumia sp. ZJ1417:
CGTCCCGGTCGAACGAGTGCAGGCCCGCGGTGAGGCCGTAGTCGACCTCGTTCTGGATCGCGATCGCCTCGTCGAGAGTGTCGGCGGAGATCAGCCCGAGGACGGGGCCGAAGTACTCCGTGAGGTGGTACTCCGAGCCGCGCTTGACGCCGGTCTTCACGCCGGGCGACCACAGGCGGCCGCTGCCATCGGGGCTGTCAGCGTCGAGGGGGCGCGGCTCCACGAGCCACTCCTCACCCGGAGCGAGCACGGTCAGCGCACGCTGGAGCTTGCCGCGGGCCGGCTCGATGAGCGGGCCCATCTGCGTCGTCGGGTCGTACGGGTAGCCGACCTTGAGCGACGACACCGCGTCGACGAGCTGCTCGCGGAACCGGCGCGACGTGGCGACCGAGCCGACGAGGATCGCCAGCGACGCGGCCGAGCACTTCTGGCCCGCGTGCCCGAAGGCGGAGTGCACGAGGTCCTTCACCGCGAGGTCGAGGTCGGCGTGGGGCGTGACGACCAGGGCGTTCTTGCCGCTGGTCTCGGCCAGGAGCGGCAGGTCGGGACGGAACGAGCGGAAGAGCTCCGCGGTCTCGAAGGCGCCGGTGAGGATCAGGCGGTCGACGGCCGGGTGCGACACGAGGCGCTGCCCGAGGTCGCCCTCGTCGACGTGGACGAGGCACAGCGCGTCGCGCGGAACTCCGGCGTCCCACAATGCCTGGACCATCATCGACCCGCTGCGCCGCGCCTGGGTGGCGGGCTTGACGACGGCCGACGACCCGGCGGCGAGTGCGGCAAGGGTGGAGCCGGTCGGGATCGCGACCGGGAAGTTCCACGGCGGGGTCACGAGGGTGACCCGTACGGGGCGGGCGACCGCACCGTCGACGCGGTCGAGGTCCTCGGCGAGCCCGGCGTAGTACGCAGCGAAGTCGATCGCCTCCGACACCTCCGGATCGCCCTGGTCGAGGGTCTTGCCGCACTCCGACGCCATCACCTCGAGCAGGTCGGCGCGACGGCGCTCCAGCTCGACGGCGGCCTGACGCAGCACGGCCGCGCGCTCGGCCCCCGTACGGTCGCTCCAGCCGCTGGCCGCGGCGCCCTCGACGAGCGCGTCGAGCGTCCCGGCGTCGGTGACGGTGTGCGCGGCGACGAGGTCGTCGCCGAGCCGCGAGGTCGCGATCCGCTGCGTGATCGCGCGCCCCCACGCGCGGTTTCCGGGCAGGGACGGGTCGGTGTCGGGGCTGTTGGCGAACTCCGCCGAAGGCGTGTCGGCGACGGGCAGCCGGCGATCCTGGACGCGGTGCGGCGGCGGGACCGTGTCGTCGAGCGCCTCGAGCGAGGCCACGAAACGTGCGCGCTCGCGTGCGAAGAGCCCGGCGTCGTCGTGGAGGTCGAACACGGCGGACATGAAGTTGTCCTGGCTCGCCCCCTCCTCGAGCCTGCGGACGAGGTAGGCGATCGCGACGTCGAACTCCTGCGGGTGCACGACGGGCGTGTAGAGAAGGAGTCCGCCGACGGTCTCCTTCACGGCGGCCGCCTGGCCCTCCGCCATGCCGAGGAGCATCTCGAACTCGAGCCCGTCCTGGACCCCGCGCCGCCCGGCCAGGACCCAGGCGTACGCGACGTCGAAGAGGTTGTGCCCGGCCACGCCGAGGCGTACGTTCGCGAGCCGCTCGGGCGTCATCGCCCAGCGCAGGACGCGCTTGTAGTTCGTGTCCGACTCCTGCTTCGTCGACCACGTCGCGAGCGGCCAGTCGTGAAGCGCTGCCTCGACCCGCTCCATCGGCAGGTTGGCGCCCTTCACGACACGCACCTTGATCGCGGCACCGCCCCGAGCGCGGCGCGCAGCCGCCCACTCCTGCAGGTGCTGCATCGCCGACAGCGCGTCGGGCAGGTAGGCCTGCAGCACGATGCCGGCCTCGAGGTTCTTGAGCTCGGGCCGGTCGAGCAGACGGGTGAAGACCGCGATCGTGAGATCGAGGTCGCGGTACTCCTCCATGTCGAGGTTGATGAACTTCGACGTCGGCGCGTCAGCGGCGAGCCGGAACAGCGGAAGCAGGCTCCGCTCGATGTGCGCGACGGCCTCGTCGAAGGCCCACGGTGAGTGCGGGGGCACGGTCGCCGACACCTTGATCGACACGTAGTCGACGTCCGGGCGCGAGAGGAGGCGGCGCGTCCCGGCCAGGCGACGGTCGGCCTCCTTCTCCCCAAGGACGGCCTCGCCCAGCAGGTTGATGTTGAGCCGTACGTCGCGCGAGCGCAGGTGCGTGATCGCCTTGTCGAGGCGGCTCTCGGTGGCGTCGACGAGCAGGTGGCCGACCATGTGGCGCAGCGCGCGTCGGACGATCGGGATCACCAGGCCGGGGGCGAACGCCGAGACGGCTGCACCGAGACGTACGCCGGTGCGCAGGTGCCAGGGCAGGAAGCGCGGCGTGCGCCGGGCGAGCTCGCGGAAGCTCTGCGCGGCGACCCCGGTGTCCTCGGGCCGGATGACGCGATCGACGAAACCGACCGTGAAGTCGAGGCCCGCGGGGTCCTTGAGGACGGCGGCGAGCTGGCGCGCAGCCGGGTCCACCGGCTTGGTCGCCGCGGCGTCGAGCCACTGTCGTACGAGGGTCTCGACCTCGTGGACGAGCGCATCGTCGGGGTCGTGACCGAGGTCGTGCGGGCCGCGGGCCAGCGTCGTCATGGTGCCCCCGAGAAGGAAAGGAGTAGGGATGACGTCAGTATCAGCGCGAGATATCGTAAGGTAAAGCGACGTTTTCTGAACAATATGGCTTAGGAGAACTGAACGATCGTGCTCGAGGTACGACGGCTCCGCCTGCTGCGCGAGCTCAGCCTGCGCGGCACGCTGGCCGAGGTCGCCGAGGCCCTGCACCAGAGCCCGTCCTCGGTCTCGCAGCAGCTCTCCCAGCTCGAGCGCGAGGTCGGGGTCCCACTGCTGCGCAAGGCCGGGCGCCGTGTGCAGCTGACGCCGGCCGCCGAGCTGCTCGTCGGTCACACCGACGCGATCCTCCAGCGTCTCGAGCAGGCCGAGTCTGAGGTCAGTGCGCTTGGCGCCGAGGCCGCCGGCACGTTGCGGGTTGCCGTCTTCCAGTCGGCCGCGCTGGCGTTCATGCCCCAGCTTCTCGCCGACCTCGCCGCACACCACCCGCAGCTGCGCGTGACGATGTCGCAGCGCGAGCCCGAGGAGGCCCTGTACGAGACGTGGGTGCGCGAGTTCGATCTGGTGATCGCCGAGCAGTACCCAGGGCACGCCGCGCCGTGGCACCCCGAGCTCGACCGTGACCCGCTGACGACCGACGCGCTCCGACTGGCCGTGCCGCCGACCGGTGAGCCGTGGTCGGCGATCGGGAGCATCGACGACGCGGCCGAGGTTCCGTGGGTGATGGAGCCACAGGGCGCGGCGTCACGGCACTGGGCCCTGCAGATGTGCCGTACGGCCGGGTTTGAGCCCGATGTGCGGTACGAGACGGCCGATCTCCAGGCGCACGTCGCCCTGGTCGAGACCGGCAACGCGGTCGCGCTGCTGCCGGGCCTGATGGGCGTACGGAGGAGCCCCGAGGTGCGCATGGTGGACCTGCCCGGCGCGCCGCGGCGTACGGTGTTCACCGCGACCCGCGCCTCGCTCGCGGACACCCCGGCCGTCGAGGCGTGCCGCGCGTCGCTGCACGGCATCATGCGCACCCTGGCGGCCGAGCCGCCCGCCGCGAGCACGTAGCCCGCGACGAGCCGACGGTCCGCGTCGAGCTACCAGGTGAGCAGGATCGGCCAGTGGTCGGAGTTCTTCGCACTGGTGCCGGGAACGAAGTCGCCGTCAGGATCGGGTTTGGCTCGGCGCCAGTCGAGTCGGTCCACCGTGGGACCGGGCACTCCAGGTGCGACCAACGCCCAGTCGAGCTCGCTTCCACTGTTGTGGGTCTGTCGGAACGGACGGGCGCGCACGAAGTTCTGGAACGCGGTGGCGTTCAGAGCGAGGGTGAACGCGGCCAGGTCCACCGGGTTGCTGGCATTGACGTTGAGGTCACCGACGACGGCAGAGATGTCGTACGGGCCTGCGGGGCCCACGTGGTGCCCGTCCGCCGTGAGACCGACAGCGATCTCGGTCAGGGCGGCAGTAGGAACGGCCGCGCTGAAGGCGCCGAGCTGTGCGGGCAGGTGGACGAACGCG
This genomic window contains:
- a CDS encoding bifunctional proline dehydrogenase/L-glutamate gamma-semialdehyde dehydrogenase yields the protein MTTLARGPHDLGHDPDDALVHEVETLVRQWLDAAATKPVDPAARQLAAVLKDPAGLDFTVGFVDRVIRPEDTGVAAQSFRELARRTPRFLPWHLRTGVRLGAAVSAFAPGLVIPIVRRALRHMVGHLLVDATESRLDKAITHLRSRDVRLNINLLGEAVLGEKEADRRLAGTRRLLSRPDVDYVSIKVSATVPPHSPWAFDEAVAHIERSLLPLFRLAADAPTSKFINLDMEEYRDLDLTIAVFTRLLDRPELKNLEAGIVLQAYLPDALSAMQHLQEWAAARRARGGAAIKVRVVKGANLPMERVEAALHDWPLATWSTKQESDTNYKRVLRWAMTPERLANVRLGVAGHNLFDVAYAWVLAGRRGVQDGLEFEMLLGMAEGQAAAVKETVGGLLLYTPVVHPQEFDVAIAYLVRRLEEGASQDNFMSAVFDLHDDAGLFARERARFVASLEALDDTVPPPHRVQDRRLPVADTPSAEFANSPDTDPSLPGNRAWGRAITQRIATSRLGDDLVAAHTVTDAGTLDALVEGAAASGWSDRTGAERAAVLRQAAVELERRRADLLEVMASECGKTLDQGDPEVSEAIDFAAYYAGLAEDLDRVDGAVARPVRVTLVTPPWNFPVAIPTGSTLAALAAGSSAVVKPATQARRSGSMMVQALWDAGVPRDALCLVHVDEGDLGQRLVSHPAVDRLILTGAFETAELFRSFRPDLPLLAETSGKNALVVTPHADLDLAVKDLVHSAFGHAGQKCSAASLAILVGSVATSRRFREQLVDAVSSLKVGYPYDPTTQMGPLIEPARGKLQRALTVLAPGEEWLVEPRPLDADSPDGSGRLWSPGVKTGVKRGSEYHLTEYFGPVLGLISADTLDEAIAIQNEVDYGLTAGLHSFDRDELAQWLATVQAGNLYVNRGITGAIVRRQPFGGWKKSAVGAGTKAGGPSYLVGLSDWASAPATVTAPIDGAPQQLLDLARSVLDDDALALLTRAFGSDAAVWASDLGVAKDVTGLEIERNVLRHLPVPAWIRLESGSVTELLRVVGAALRAGAPVRISTVEPLPERVATALGGVGLTAVVEDAATWRDALAGLPSGRVRLIGGDRIAFAAASAGRPEIALYAQPVVEAGRVELLTFVHEQAIAVTDHRFGSPTTLVDGLL
- a CDS encoding LysR substrate-binding domain-containing protein, which gives rise to MLEVRRLRLLRELSLRGTLAEVAEALHQSPSSVSQQLSQLEREVGVPLLRKAGRRVQLTPAAELLVGHTDAILQRLEQAESEVSALGAEAAGTLRVAVFQSAALAFMPQLLADLAAHHPQLRVTMSQREPEEALYETWVREFDLVIAEQYPGHAAPWHPELDRDPLTTDALRLAVPPTGEPWSAIGSIDDAAEVPWVMEPQGAASRHWALQMCRTAGFEPDVRYETADLQAHVALVETGNAVALLPGLMGVRRSPEVRMVDLPGAPRRTVFTATRASLADTPAVEACRASLHGIMRTLAAEPPAAST